The Athene noctua chromosome 11, bAthNoc1.hap1.1, whole genome shotgun sequence genome has a segment encoding these proteins:
- the LOC141964740 gene encoding T-cell activation Rho GTPase-activating protein-like has protein sequence MAPSSSEGGLCRSPGQAGSGCSRALFGQPLAALCGEDGTLPQPIQELLAVLQQEGPSTEGIFRRAASGTALRELREALDHGADVDMGSQPALLLAAILKEFLRSIPCKLLVTELYEDWMAAMQKASREEKIWELRAVAEKLPAANLLLLKRLLSLLRHIGHHAATSRMGCSNLAVCVGPNLLSPANADQLPLEAVLEVTHKVNVLVEFLVENCRELFEEEAGSLSSPADQELAAPLERFRA, from the exons ATGGCCCCGTCGAGCAGTGAGGGAGGACtttgccgctcaccag ggcaggcgggctccggctgcagcagggcgctctttgggcagcccctggcagccctctgcggggaggatggcacgctgccccagcccatccag gagctgctggccgtgctgcagcaggagggaccaTCGACGGAGGGGATATTCCGCAGAGCCGCCAGCGGGACAGCGCTTCGAGAGCTGCGGGAGGCCCTGGACCACGGCGCAGACGTCGACATGGGAAGCcagcccgcgctgctgctggccgccatcctgaag GAATTTCTCCGGAGCATCCCCTGCAAGCTCCTCGTGACCGAGCTCTACGAGGACTGGATGGCGGCGATGCAGaaggccagcagggaggagaagatctgggagctgagagc ggtggccgagaagttgcccgcagccaacctcctcctcctgaagaggctgctgtccctcctccgGCACATCGGCCACCACgcagccaccagcaggatgggctgcagcaaccTGGCCGTCTGCGTTGGGCCgaacctgctgagcccagccaaCGCGGACCAGCTCCCGCTGGAGGCCGTGCTGGAGGTGACACACAAG GTGAACGTGCTGGTGGAGTTTCTGGTGGAGAACTGCAGGGAGCTCTTTGAGGAGGAAGCGGGCAGcctttccagcccagcagaccaggagctggcagcccccctgGAGAGATTCAGAG catga